A genomic stretch from Lathyrus oleraceus cultivar Zhongwan6 chromosome 2, CAAS_Psat_ZW6_1.0, whole genome shotgun sequence includes:
- the LOC127123554 gene encoding MLO-like protein 10, giving the protein MTTNKVRGSIFPLMKTEIFSFIPCRVFPCMWMFYGGFSMAASGSDSNNDSRTLDETPTWVVAAVCTVFILISIALEKSLHKFGTWLGKRQKKALLEALEKVKAELMILGFISLLLTIGQSYIVRICISEQVANKMLPCPHKYIGDNKVSSIKEKHIRKHRYLSVETTSYKCSTKGHEPLLSVNGLHQLHILIFFLAVFHVLYSAVTMLLGRLKIRGWKTWEEEISSNGYEFANDATRFRLTHETSFVRAHTSFWTRVSISFYIGCFFRQFYRSVRKVDYRTLRNGFINVHLAPGSKFNFQKYIKRSLEDDFKVVVGVSPVLWASAVVFLLLNIDGWRTPLWAFLIPIIIILAVGTKLQVILARMALEITDRHVVVLGMPLVQSSDRYFWFNQPQFLLHLIHFALFQNSFQITYILWTWYSFGLENCLCLDHKLTIMKVVCGIVMLCLCSYITLPLYALVTQMGSRMKRSIFDEQTSKALKKWHMTVKKKHGVVKLGKSKIVTMDGSTIGSTLQSPSPALHRFKTTGHSTRSSTFEEQDEYELSDHDMETNLILKVDHDGDQEVEDVHHSEGEANNEHEFNFLKHTINNFV; this is encoded by the exons ATGACCACAAACAAAGTTAGAGGTTCAATTTTTCCATTAATGAAAACAGAAATATTTTCTTTCATTCCATGTAGGGTGTTTCCGTGTATGTGGATGTTCTACGGAGGTTTTTCTATGGCTGCAAGTGGAAGTGATAGTAACAACGATTCAAGAACACTTGATGAGACACCAACATGGGTTGTTGCTGCTGTTTGCACTGTTTTCATCTTGATATCCATTGCTCTTGAGAAGAGTCTTCATAAATTTGGAACG TGGTTAGGAAAAAGACAAAAGAAGGCTTTGCTTGAAGCTCTAGAGAAGGTCAAGGCTG AGTTAATGATTTTAGGATTCATTTCACTTTTATTGACAATTGGACAAAGTTACATAGTCAGAATATGTATTTCTGAACAAGTTGCAAACAAAATGTTGCCATGTCCACATAAATATATAGGTGATAACAAAGTTTCAAGTATAAAAGAAAAACATATCAGAAAACACAGATATTTATCTGTTGAAACTACCTCCTACAAATGCAGCACCAAG GGACATGAACCACTTTTATCTGTGAATGGACTTCACCAGTTACACATTCTCATATTCTTCCTAGCAGTCTTTCATGTGCTTTACAGTGCTGTCACAATGCTTCTTGGAAGACTAAAG ATACGAGGATGGAAGACATGGGAGGAAGAGATTTCAAGTAATGGATATGAGTTCGCCAATG ATGCTACAAGATTTAGACTCACTCATGAAACATCATTTGTGAGAGCTCATACAAGCTTTTGGACTAGGGTTTCTATCTCCTTCTATATT GGATGCTTCTTTAGACAATTTTATAGATCTGTTCGTAAGGTTGATTATCGGACTTTGCGCAACGGATTTATTAAC GTTCACTTAGCTCCCGGAAGTAAATTTAATTTCCAAAAATATATCAAAAGATCATTAGAAGATGACTTCAAGGTAGTTGTGGGAGTAAG TCCTGTCCTCTGGGCATCAGCTGTAGTTTTCCTGCTCCTAAACATTGATG GATGGCGTACTCCACTATGGGCATTTTTAATTCCAATAATT ATAATTTTGGCTGTTGGAACAAAACTTCAAGTAATATTAGCAAGAATGGCTCTTGAAATCACAGACAGACATGTAGTTGTACTAGGAATGCCTCTTGTTCAAAGTTCAGACAGATACTTTTGGTTTAATCAACCTCAGTTTCTTCTTCATCTTATCCATTTTGCTTTGTTCCAG AATTCATTTCAAATAACATATATCTTGTGGACATGG TATTCTTTTGGGCTGGAAAATTGTTTGTGTTTGGATCACAAGCTTACCATTATGAAAGTGGTTTGTGGAATTGTGATGTTATGCCTCTGCAGCTACATTACACTTCCATTATACGCTCTCGTAACTCAG ATGGGTTCAAGGATGAAAAGATCAATATTTGATGAACAAACATCGAAAGCGTTAAAGAAATGGCACATGACTGTGAAAAAGAAGCATGGAGTAGTGAAGTTAGGAAAGTCTAAAATAGTGACCATGGACGGTAGCACTATTGGATCAACGTTGCAATCCCCTAGTCCAGCACTTCATCGTTTCAAAACTACTGGTCACTCAACAAGATCTTCAACCTTTGAGGAACAAGATGAATATGAGTTATCTGATCATGATATGGAAACTAACTTGATTCTAAAAGTTGATCATGATGGTGACCAAGAAGTTGAAGATGTGCATCATAGTGAAGGAGAAGCTAATAATGAACATGAATTCAATTTTCTCAAGCATACCATTAACAACTTTGTTTAA